Proteins encoded in a region of the Paenibacillus wynnii genome:
- a CDS encoding fibronectin type III domain-containing protein, with protein MKSSFSKPLMKAFTILLSFILLTGGSWAVALLDSASAAVGPITVNLTETQEAFKNPLKGFRPTRFMNDTGFSNQEYGTVFKHYIKYTDLENAASDSVQKIKDWSNTAWAGIESQNKKVIPRVFIVYPNGGEYWPEGVTHGDVTTQWTSDVLKNRLTAFIQKLGQAWDNDPRVAYIELGLWGNWGEHHIWPDKLADGTDRIPLSFQTALGNAAAQAFQNKKVQVRYPDTFQNFNFGFLWDSFALIDDLAGGEGITARNVWRTQVNGGEVAYDWGQKEIQPGDSPNDTLSDPNHRNYVIDWIKKTHTTSLGWIDLYDAGNSAVSQGAALMQKEFGYRFVINQATFSGSVQPGGSMNVAFQVVNKGSAPFYYNWPVEASLLRSDRTVAWKGIFSNVDIRNWMPGDDWNSSTRRYNQAPAVQQVSGTFAIPSNLTAGTYTLALSILDPYGYKPSVRFANTNYYAGGRTPLGKVGIGMDPANQNIAPFDSLKPDNTLSYSLTQTPYDGGYSGGGSTDTQAPSVPGNLAVSGKTSSSISLTWSASTDNVGVTGYDIYRGGALAGSATATSFTDTGLSANTSYSYTVRAKDESGNVSGPSSSVSATTNASGGGTLTSYEAEATNNTLTGAAAVSASTSSSGGSKVGYVGNNDGTLQFNGINVSAPGTYTMTISYLSGEARSAQLRVNGGSPSTVNLPSTGSWTTVGTVQTQIQLNAGNNTIHFSNPTGWAPDFDRIQISGGSVGDTQAPTAPANLSVSGKTSSTVSLTWSASTDNIGVAQYVIYRNGNETGTSAATSFTDSGLNSNTAYTYTVKARDAAGNLSAASVGINVTTIAGGTNSLLLDNFDNSPVWPGTNDLGQWSSANSFVNNVGVIESGALKLQYNNNGWLGSTVSESIGSYSKLVIRIKGASGGEQNHIQLTIGGVTQTLAAFSGDAITTGYKDIAIDLVAKGVNRISPGQLEMSFWHGGNSTVWIDEIRFE; from the coding sequence ATGAAAAGTAGTTTTTCGAAGCCGCTTATGAAAGCGTTTACCATTTTATTATCTTTTATTTTACTAACTGGAGGTTCATGGGCGGTAGCATTACTTGATTCGGCGTCAGCAGCCGTCGGTCCGATCACTGTGAATCTGACGGAAACGCAAGAGGCTTTTAAAAACCCCTTAAAGGGATTCAGGCCTACTCGGTTCATGAATGACACCGGGTTCTCGAATCAGGAATATGGAACTGTGTTCAAACACTACATCAAATACACAGATTTGGAAAACGCAGCGTCGGATTCCGTTCAGAAGATCAAGGATTGGAGTAATACGGCTTGGGCAGGCATTGAAAGTCAAAATAAAAAGGTGATTCCCCGCGTGTTCATCGTGTATCCGAACGGGGGGGAATATTGGCCGGAAGGCGTCACCCATGGAGATGTAACGACGCAATGGACGTCAGATGTATTAAAAAATCGTCTGACAGCTTTCATCCAGAAGCTTGGTCAAGCCTGGGACAATGATCCGAGAGTGGCCTATATCGAGCTCGGACTTTGGGGGAATTGGGGAGAACATCATATCTGGCCGGATAAGCTTGCCGACGGAACAGACCGGATTCCGCTCAGCTTTCAGACAGCGTTAGGCAACGCCGCGGCGCAAGCTTTTCAGAACAAAAAGGTTCAGGTAAGGTATCCCGATACATTCCAGAATTTCAACTTTGGATTCCTGTGGGATTCTTTCGCATTAATCGATGATCTGGCAGGAGGGGAAGGCATTACTGCAAGAAATGTCTGGAGAACGCAGGTCAACGGCGGTGAGGTAGCCTATGATTGGGGACAGAAGGAGATCCAGCCCGGTGATTCACCGAATGATACATTAAGCGATCCGAACCATCGGAACTACGTCATCGATTGGATCAAAAAGACGCATACAACCAGCCTCGGATGGATAGATCTGTACGATGCCGGTAATTCCGCCGTTTCGCAGGGTGCGGCGTTGATGCAGAAGGAATTCGGCTATCGGTTCGTCATCAATCAGGCGACTTTTTCTGGCAGCGTACAGCCCGGCGGGTCGATGAACGTAGCCTTTCAAGTTGTGAACAAAGGGTCGGCGCCATTCTATTATAATTGGCCTGTGGAAGCCAGCTTGCTGAGAAGCGATCGTACCGTGGCCTGGAAAGGTATTTTTAGCAACGTGGACATTCGGAATTGGATGCCGGGCGACGATTGGAACAGCTCGACACGCCGATATAATCAAGCCCCGGCAGTACAGCAGGTTTCTGGTACATTCGCTATTCCCTCCAATTTGACGGCGGGAACTTACACTTTGGCACTTTCTATTCTTGACCCTTACGGTTATAAGCCAAGCGTCAGATTTGCCAATACCAACTATTATGCCGGAGGCAGAACACCGCTTGGTAAAGTGGGGATCGGTATGGACCCTGCGAATCAGAATATCGCACCTTTCGACAGTCTGAAGCCGGACAATACGCTTTCGTACAGCCTGACTCAAACACCATATGACGGCGGGTACAGTGGCGGAGGAAGCACGGATACCCAGGCGCCGAGCGTCCCGGGAAATCTGGCTGTGAGCGGAAAGACCTCGAGCAGCATCAGTCTGACGTGGTCGGCTTCAACCGACAACGTAGGTGTAACCGGTTATGATATTTACCGCGGCGGCGCTCTGGCAGGCTCTGCGACCGCAACTTCCTTTACGGATACCGGGTTAAGCGCAAATACGAGCTACAGCTACACGGTCAGAGCCAAGGATGAGAGTGGGAATGTATCGGGTCCAAGCAGCTCCGTCAGTGCGACCACCAACGCTTCCGGAGGCGGTACTTTGACGTCATACGAAGCGGAGGCCACAAACAACACACTAACCGGAGCAGCGGCAGTTTCCGCAAGCACTTCGTCTTCGGGCGGTTCGAAAGTAGGGTATGTGGGAAACAATGACGGCACATTACAATTCAACGGCATCAATGTATCGGCACCGGGAACTTATACAATGACGATATCATACCTTAGCGGCGAGGCCCGTTCCGCGCAATTGCGTGTAAACGGAGGGTCGCCTTCCACGGTCAATCTACCCAGCACAGGGAGCTGGACTACGGTTGGCACCGTACAGACACAGATTCAGCTGAATGCAGGCAACAACACGATCCATTTCTCCAATCCGACAGGATGGGCGCCCGATTTTGACCGTATTCAGATTAGCGGCGGCAGTGTCGGCGATACGCAAGCGCCAACTGCTCCGGCGAATTTGAGCGTATCTGGTAAAACATCAAGCACCGTAAGCTTGACATGGAGCGCTTCGACGGACAATATCGGAGTTGCGCAGTATGTGATCTACAGAAACGGGAATGAAACGGGCACATCTGCTGCGACCAGCTTTACGGACAGTGGCTTAAATTCCAACACGGCCTATACGTATACCGTCAAAGCAAGGGACGCAGCGGGCAATCTGTCGGCAGCCAGCGTAGGGATTAATGTAACGACTATTGCCGGAGGAACGAACAGCTTGCTTCTGGATAACTTCGACAATTCACCGGTCTGGCCGGGAACGAACGATCTCGGCCAATGGTCCAGCGCCAACAGTTTTGTAAACAATGTAGGTGTCATTGAATCCGGTGCTTTAAAGCTTCAATACAACAACAACGGATGGCTTGGCTCTACGGTCAGCGAGAGCATAGGGAGCTACTCGAAGCTGGTGATTCGCATCAAAGGCGCAAGCGGAGGTGAACAGAACCATATTCAGCTCACGATCGGCGGAGTGACTCAAACACTTGCGGCTTTCAGCGGGGATGCGATAACAACCGGCTACAAGGATATTGCAATTGATTTGGTGGCGAAAGGTGTGAACCGTATCAGCCCCGGACAGCTGGAAATGTCATTCTGGCATGGAGGCAACAGCACAGTCTGGATCGATGAGATTCGTTTCGAATAA
- a CDS encoding LacI family DNA-binding transcriptional regulator, whose translation MGGVHIKLKEIAKKANVSISTVSRIINNQGNFSEETRRKVLGIANEHLKPGVSPSELAGIPYIIAVIVPGNNDFFDNDPSTSADLNHLKEEFEAYGHQINIMKHSTDLQSSPAYKLLGEGKVDAAIIFDPFVNDKLFEELERLGIPYLLTNGRTYKSGHNYIDYDNRKGAYEVIQYLHGLGHQKIGIIAGPKNHLVNVNRLDGCKDAFHDFKLPWVESNVVMGAFDPAHGYEAVKQLMIEEPSITAIFTLNDIIAFGAIKGLAELNIRIPRDVSLVGFDDLKLSEFMVPPLTTVRRFRYDISSIIVKVLTELIKNKNIAEVSISLKTELIVRESCARVLSKV comes from the coding sequence ATTGGAGGGGTACATATCAAACTTAAAGAAATCGCAAAAAAGGCAAACGTTTCGATTAGTACAGTGTCCAGGATTATAAACAATCAAGGCAATTTCAGTGAGGAGACTCGCAGGAAAGTTTTGGGAATTGCCAATGAACATTTAAAACCGGGTGTCTCTCCCTCCGAGCTGGCAGGCATCCCCTATATTATAGCCGTAATCGTGCCAGGCAATAATGATTTCTTCGATAATGACCCGTCTACCTCTGCCGATTTAAATCACCTAAAGGAAGAATTTGAAGCATACGGTCATCAGATTAATATTATGAAACACAGCACAGACTTGCAGTCCTCTCCAGCATATAAGCTTTTGGGCGAGGGGAAAGTAGACGCAGCTATCATATTTGACCCCTTTGTCAATGACAAGTTGTTTGAAGAGCTTGAGAGACTCGGAATTCCGTATTTGCTTACGAATGGAAGAACCTATAAGAGCGGTCACAACTATATTGACTATGATAACCGTAAAGGCGCTTATGAGGTGATTCAATATTTGCATGGATTGGGTCATCAGAAAATCGGGATTATTGCGGGGCCTAAAAATCATCTGGTGAATGTAAACCGTCTCGACGGATGCAAAGATGCATTTCACGATTTTAAGCTCCCATGGGTTGAAAGCAATGTCGTAATGGGAGCATTTGATCCTGCTCATGGATATGAGGCAGTGAAGCAATTGATGATAGAAGAACCGTCTATAACCGCGATTTTTACGTTGAATGACATCATTGCCTTTGGGGCGATTAAGGGCTTGGCCGAGCTGAACATCCGTATACCTAGGGATGTCTCCTTAGTTGGTTTTGATGATTTGAAGCTATCGGAGTTCATGGTTCCGCCTTTAACGACCGTTCGAAGGTTCAGATACGATATTAGCTCCATCATTGTGAAAGTACTTACAGAATTGATCAAGAACAAAAATATTGCGGAAGTCAGCATCAGTTTAAAGACTGAGCTGATCGTACGAGAATCATGCGCCAGAGTGTTAAGCAAGGTTTAA
- a CDS encoding class I SAM-dependent methyltransferase — MTQDLFNVQVWEQAWKADPKAMGNKMKRMGIDFAHSFDHKAKAFNEEVFSEAGRRRAERIVGWNEGQGVDFGGLSVLDIGAASGGFSVPFAERGASVTAVEPCIPLVELLEANTAELNRDRVRVSIVPEAFEDIDLADRGWEQAFDLVFVSMCPTIVDWDSVERVLSCARQFCYISLPAGGSQHSLMNEVLPLLPVRKSGAEASDMAYLLHLLYLKGYSYESIVTREMKTTELSPEAAIEEVMAVLQNHHAVPNEASRKIVTDYVRRTYGDGPVTISQGGRFGKVLIRLKEQNMYSWVKV; from the coding sequence ATGACACAGGATTTATTTAATGTACAGGTATGGGAACAGGCTTGGAAAGCGGATCCAAAGGCCATGGGCAACAAAATGAAACGAATGGGGATCGACTTTGCCCACAGTTTCGATCATAAAGCGAAGGCTTTTAATGAAGAGGTATTTAGTGAAGCGGGGAGGCGCCGGGCTGAGCGGATCGTCGGTTGGAACGAAGGGCAGGGCGTTGATTTTGGTGGACTTTCGGTGCTGGATATCGGTGCGGCTTCAGGGGGATTTTCCGTTCCTTTTGCAGAGCGTGGAGCAAGCGTAACGGCTGTTGAACCGTGCATTCCCTTGGTGGAATTACTTGAAGCCAATACTGCGGAGCTTAACCGGGATCGGGTGAGAGTAAGCATTGTGCCGGAGGCATTTGAGGATATCGACTTGGCGGACAGAGGTTGGGAGCAGGCCTTTGACCTGGTTTTCGTGTCCATGTGTCCGACGATCGTCGATTGGGACAGTGTGGAGAGAGTTCTAAGCTGCGCGCGCCAGTTCTGTTACATCAGTTTACCAGCGGGCGGATCACAGCACAGTCTCATGAACGAGGTGCTGCCGCTGCTTCCCGTCCGGAAGAGCGGGGCGGAAGCTTCGGATATGGCATATCTCCTGCATCTGCTCTATCTGAAGGGATATTCCTATGAATCAATCGTGACCCGGGAGATGAAGACCACGGAACTCTCCCCGGAAGCAGCGATCGAAGAGGTAATGGCGGTGCTGCAGAATCATCATGCGGTGCCGAACGAAGCTTCACGGAAGATCGTTACCGATTATGTACGCCGTACCTATGGGGACGGACCCGTGACGATAAGCCAAGGCGGGCGATTTGGCAAGGTGCTGATCCGGCTCAAGGAGCAGAATATGTACAGCTGGGTAAAGGTGTAA
- a CDS encoding RrF2 family transcriptional regulator, producing MKYSKATNYALHTMLFLVASAPDKPIGVQMLAAKQDVSPTYLSKILTKLVKAGLIESASGANGGYRLKRKKEEISFLDIIHAIEGTASLFDCSLNHPSECLIQREMVEAEQQMENYLRNKKLSELAANLEEGAHR from the coding sequence GTGAAGTATTCCAAAGCAACGAATTATGCCCTGCATACGATGCTGTTTCTGGTAGCTTCGGCTCCAGATAAGCCCATTGGGGTACAGATGCTTGCGGCCAAGCAGGATGTGTCGCCAACCTATTTGTCCAAAATCCTGACAAAGTTGGTGAAGGCGGGACTCATCGAATCGGCGTCTGGTGCCAACGGTGGATACAGGCTCAAACGGAAAAAAGAAGAGATTTCGTTCCTCGACATCATCCATGCAATTGAAGGGACGGCGTCCTTGTTCGATTGTTCGCTGAATCACCCGTCCGAGTGCCTGATCCAGCGGGAAATGGTGGAGGCCGAGCAGCAAATGGAGAATTATTTGCGTAATAAAAAGCTGTCCGAGCTTGCAGCAAACCTAGAGGAAGGGGCACACCGTTAA
- a CDS encoding DHA2 family efflux MFS transporter permease subunit produces the protein MKQITPTRPGLIVASLVIANFLAQLMQTMLNTALPRMMTDLGIQEDKGQWLITVYFLVAGIVVPVAGFLLGRFSTRALFFASGAAFITGTLLAAVSADFALVLSGRLIQGAGAGLLMPLFQTTILRVFPKEKIGLAMGLVGLVMGLAPALGPALSGLVVEHHSWRILFYGVLPVAMANLVLAWFTLRNVGERSEARLDLRSVMYSSLGFAGLMYGLSTAGDQGGSALFSWAVLLAGSGMIAVFIGRQLKLSEPLLDFRLFRYRMFTHASVIGVILFFVMIGVELFLPLYAQKVRGLTPRESGLMLLPGALLMGISGLCSGRLYDRFGARMLTRISFLCMTVTLLLLAVMIPLEPPFLLLMLLFALFMIEIGFIMSPITAFTMTQVPANMIKHASPMTITLRSLSGSMSGVVLVSVMTSVSLDHTTVLSGGLMLGIQLVFWILAAMAGLGFVLTFLLNESVKLDDSGK, from the coding sequence ATGAAACAAATAACACCAACACGACCGGGGCTGATCGTCGCTTCTCTGGTAATCGCCAATTTTCTGGCTCAGCTGATGCAGACGATGCTGAACACGGCACTGCCACGGATGATGACGGATTTGGGAATTCAGGAGGACAAGGGGCAATGGCTGATCACGGTTTATTTTCTTGTAGCGGGCATCGTGGTGCCGGTGGCGGGATTTTTACTCGGGAGATTCTCTACAAGAGCCCTGTTCTTCGCTTCTGGGGCTGCCTTTATTACCGGTACACTGCTGGCAGCCGTTTCTGCAGATTTTGCTCTGGTGCTCAGCGGAAGGTTGATTCAGGGGGCGGGGGCCGGACTGCTGATGCCGCTGTTCCAAACGACGATTCTAAGAGTGTTCCCCAAAGAAAAAATCGGCTTGGCTATGGGTCTGGTAGGCCTGGTCATGGGACTTGCGCCTGCGCTTGGGCCGGCCCTGTCGGGGTTAGTGGTGGAGCATCATTCCTGGCGAATTCTGTTTTATGGCGTACTTCCGGTAGCGATGGCCAATCTGGTACTCGCCTGGTTTACCCTGCGGAATGTCGGCGAACGGAGCGAGGCACGGCTTGATCTTAGATCCGTCATGTATTCCTCTTTAGGATTTGCAGGTCTGATGTATGGTTTAAGTACGGCTGGGGATCAAGGAGGATCCGCTTTATTTTCATGGGCCGTTCTGCTTGCCGGATCCGGTATGATCGCCGTGTTTATAGGGCGCCAGCTTAAACTATCGGAACCTTTGCTGGATTTTCGTCTGTTCCGTTACCGCATGTTTACACATGCTTCGGTCATCGGGGTGATTTTGTTTTTTGTCATGATTGGGGTGGAACTGTTTCTGCCGCTGTATGCACAGAAGGTGAGGGGGCTGACGCCGCGAGAGTCGGGACTGATGCTGTTGCCGGGTGCGCTGCTGATGGGGATCTCAGGACTTTGTTCGGGAAGACTTTACGATCGTTTTGGCGCGAGGATGCTCACCCGGATTTCTTTTCTCTGCATGACCGTTACACTATTGCTTCTGGCCGTCATGATCCCGCTGGAGCCTCCGTTTCTGCTGTTAATGCTACTGTTCGCGCTGTTTATGATTGAGATTGGCTTTATTATGTCTCCAATTACTGCGTTTACCATGACTCAAGTTCCGGCGAACATGATCAAGCATGCTTCTCCGATGACGATTACGCTTCGTTCGTTAAGCGGTTCGATGAGCGGGGTGGTGCTTGTGTCTGTGATGACTTCCGTATCGCTTGATCATACAACTGTTCTTTCGGGAGGGTTGATGCTAGGGATTCAGCTTGTATTTTGGATACTCGCGGCTATGGCTGGTCTTGGATTTGTTCTTACATTCCTGCTCAATGAGAGCGTCAAACTTGACGATTCCGGGAAATAA
- a CDS encoding chorismate mutase family protein — protein sequence MVTDNGLKALRMELDKIDEQLLDNMKARLDCCVQIALHKREHNIPMMQPSRINFVQERAARYAEAHRISPDFLRQLYTLIISETCRVEDVVIGNTITGGHN from the coding sequence ATGGTAACAGATAATGGGCTTAAGGCCTTACGTATGGAACTTGATAAGATCGATGAGCAATTATTGGACAATATGAAGGCACGTCTCGATTGTTGTGTTCAAATTGCCTTGCATAAGCGTGAGCATAATATCCCCATGATGCAGCCAAGTAGGATCAACTTTGTCCAAGAACGAGCGGCTCGCTATGCTGAAGCACATCGTATCAGTCCAGATTTTTTGCGACAACTCTATACACTCATCATTTCTGAGACCTGCCGGGTTGAAGATGTCGTCATCGGCAATACGATTACAGGAGGACATAATTGA
- the pabB gene encoding aminodeoxychorismate synthase component I produces the protein MSKEIQTLLIDNYDSFTYNLYQLISEVNGKPPIVVRNDVDWETIPLEEIDNIIISPGPGRPDRVEDFGICPTAILHSGLPVLGVCLGHQGIAHVFGSRVIHAPEPMHGRVSTVCHTEIDIFAGLPSPFSVVRYHSLVATELSENLEAIAWSEDGLVMGLRHRSFPIWGVQFHPESICSEFGKELLSNFRNLTLNHSPGSNQENYQVHVRKLETFPDAEVTFRELFSNSKHAFWLDSSSVIEGLSRFSYLGDGNGAQAEYITYRVSEGVVNIHRSGQEPLSVQQPFFDYLDEQMRLRSTTSPEGLPFDFNLGYVGYIGYELKAETCGSIQNQSDAPDAALLFADRTVVLDHLEKTTYLVCLSVGGDNHEAVAWFDSMEQRLTKLPPDVNDQDKSSVLTTVPDHHLTIKFRHDHDSYIQLINECKEEIRNGESYEICLTNMATVQTSINPWATYSHLRRISPVPYGAFLQFPDVAVLSASPEKFLTINKERVVESKPIKGTRKRGATASEDEQLRNELLNQEKDRAENLMIVDLVRNDLNTVCADNSVHVPQMFYVETYKPVHQLISTIRGIIHPDKSTVDCLQAAFPGGSMTGAPKIRTMEIIDRLERGARGVYSGGIGWFALNGAADLSIVIRTIIVSKDKVTFGVGGAITALSDPEEEFEETQIKARAMISAIAMSSVDTIDLAVLVDSL, from the coding sequence ATGTCAAAAGAGATTCAAACACTCCTAATCGACAATTATGATTCATTTACTTACAATTTATATCAGTTGATTAGTGAGGTAAATGGTAAACCTCCAATAGTTGTTCGAAATGATGTAGATTGGGAGACAATTCCACTGGAAGAGATAGATAACATCATTATCTCCCCAGGGCCAGGCAGACCAGACAGAGTGGAGGACTTTGGCATTTGTCCTACTGCGATACTCCATTCAGGGCTACCGGTTTTAGGAGTATGTCTGGGTCACCAGGGTATTGCACATGTGTTCGGAAGTCGTGTTATTCACGCTCCTGAACCTATGCATGGACGTGTATCGACTGTCTGTCATACAGAAATAGACATTTTTGCTGGTCTCCCCTCTCCTTTCTCCGTTGTGAGATACCATTCACTTGTTGCAACTGAATTAAGTGAAAACTTGGAAGCTATCGCGTGGAGCGAGGATGGCTTAGTGATGGGTCTACGACATCGTTCCTTTCCCATTTGGGGTGTGCAGTTCCACCCTGAATCCATCTGTAGTGAATTCGGGAAAGAATTGCTGTCCAATTTTCGTAACCTAACCCTTAATCATTCTCCAGGCTCAAATCAAGAAAACTACCAAGTTCATGTTCGTAAACTGGAGACTTTTCCTGATGCTGAAGTAACTTTCCGAGAATTATTCTCCAATTCTAAACATGCATTTTGGTTAGATAGTAGTAGTGTTATTGAAGGTTTATCACGTTTTTCATACCTCGGTGATGGTAACGGTGCACAAGCTGAGTATATTACGTATCGGGTTAGCGAAGGAGTAGTTAACATACACCGCAGTGGCCAAGAACCCTTATCCGTTCAACAGCCATTCTTTGATTATCTTGATGAACAAATGCGACTGCGCTCTACAACATCACCGGAAGGTCTACCTTTTGATTTTAATCTCGGCTATGTCGGATACATTGGTTATGAACTTAAAGCTGAGACCTGTGGAAGCATTCAGAATCAATCCGATGCCCCAGATGCAGCACTCCTTTTTGCAGATCGGACAGTTGTCCTCGATCATCTCGAAAAAACAACTTATTTGGTATGCCTCTCGGTTGGTGGAGATAATCATGAGGCAGTTGCTTGGTTCGATTCTATGGAGCAACGTTTAACTAAATTGCCTCCAGATGTAAATGATCAAGACAAATCATCAGTGCTCACGACGGTGCCCGATCACCATTTGACCATCAAGTTTCGCCATGACCATGATTCCTACATTCAATTAATTAATGAGTGCAAGGAGGAGATACGAAATGGTGAATCCTACGAAATCTGTCTAACAAACATGGCTACGGTACAAACTTCCATCAATCCATGGGCTACCTATTCTCATTTACGACGCATAAGTCCGGTTCCCTATGGTGCATTTTTACAATTTCCAGATGTGGCTGTACTTAGTGCCTCCCCAGAGAAGTTCCTAACTATTAACAAAGAACGTGTCGTTGAATCTAAACCAATCAAAGGTACACGCAAACGTGGAGCCACTGCTTCTGAGGATGAACAGTTACGTAATGAATTGCTTAATCAGGAAAAAGATCGTGCTGAGAACCTGATGATTGTAGATCTCGTTCGCAATGACCTAAACACAGTTTGTGCAGACAACTCAGTTCATGTTCCTCAAATGTTCTATGTCGAGACCTATAAGCCTGTACATCAGTTAATCTCAACGATTCGAGGCATTATACATCCTGATAAATCAACGGTAGATTGCTTGCAAGCAGCGTTTCCTGGTGGATCGATGACGGGTGCTCCAAAAATTCGTACGATGGAAATCATTGATCGTCTAGAAAGAGGGGCTCGTGGTGTCTATTCAGGAGGGATTGGGTGGTTTGCATTAAATGGTGCCGCAGACCTCAGTATCGTCATTCGCACCATCATCGTCAGTAAAGATAAGGTTACATTTGGGGTTGGTGGAGCTATTACCGCATTATCAGATCCAGAAGAGGAATTTGAAGAGACACAAATTAAGGCGCGGGCTATGATTTCAGCAATCGCAATGTCGAGTGTCGATACTATAGATCTCGCTGTATTAGTGGATTCATTATGA
- a CDS encoding prephenate dehydrogenase dimerization domain-containing protein yields the protein MSQMIRRCVIVGGTGGIGGMFATLLAEAGVEVCLIDQNYLIVNFELLQCDITSPTPAAISVIRMADMVILALPERVAMNALAIVSNLMKPESLLAHTLSVQLPIATKIDYLGISLEVVGLNPMFAPNLSIVGRPVAAIIHNEGPRVAELLQLLSDVGARVVRIDAEEHDQLVAAMQALTHASIISFGLALSTLNVDIAKLSLLAPPPHSTMLALLARISSGTPEVYWDVQTANQQASMARIALVNAIHRLNALTTNESALDDFIDLLSETREVLGNEITSYQDLCALIFNGSQSATQ from the coding sequence ATGAGCCAGATGATTCGTCGCTGCGTTATAGTTGGTGGAACCGGTGGTATTGGCGGCATGTTTGCAACCCTTTTGGCAGAGGCTGGTGTAGAAGTTTGCCTGATCGACCAGAATTATTTGATTGTAAATTTTGAGCTATTACAATGCGATATCACCTCGCCAACTCCTGCGGCAATATCAGTCATAAGAATGGCTGACATGGTGATTTTAGCGTTACCAGAGAGAGTCGCAATGAATGCTTTAGCCATTGTAAGCAATCTGATGAAACCTGAATCCCTGCTCGCACACACTCTTTCGGTACAGTTACCCATAGCAACGAAGATCGATTATTTGGGAATTTCCCTAGAGGTGGTCGGTCTGAACCCCATGTTTGCACCTAACTTAAGTATCGTGGGCCGTCCGGTCGCTGCCATCATCCATAATGAGGGTCCTCGTGTGGCTGAACTACTCCAATTATTATCGGATGTTGGGGCACGTGTTGTACGAATAGATGCCGAGGAACACGACCAATTGGTGGCGGCTATGCAAGCGCTCACTCATGCAAGTATAATTTCCTTTGGATTAGCGCTCTCTACTCTCAATGTCGATATTGCGAAACTAAGTTTACTTGCACCGCCTCCACATTCTACTATGCTTGCACTGTTAGCACGAATAAGTTCCGGAACACCAGAGGTATACTGGGATGTCCAAACTGCGAATCAACAAGCGTCCATGGCGCGTATTGCGTTGGTTAATGCTATCCATCGACTGAATGCGTTGACCACAAACGAGTCCGCTTTGGATGATTTCATTGATTTATTGAGTGAGACTCGTGAGGTTTTGGGTAACGAAATAACATCATATCAAGACCTCTGTGCACTGATCTTCAACGGATCGCAATCAGCAACACAGTAA
- a CDS encoding Crp/Fnr family transcriptional regulator has product MVSIKVPESLYSYFEQAGSSISIHSGEHIYMQGDHANRLYLITKGRVRVYYLSKEGEELTLEIVEKGRIFGESSFLYQATRQTTVDAVNEVELVSCTLEHLFPFLSQSQELTVTLFQLLSNTCSHLSHQLKRSTFYNRYEKVASFLLDETAYPNKDKGISEKCIPYSHEELAVCLGLNRVTVTKVLNDFKQKGWIDLQYKKIIITNRAALGELITSV; this is encoded by the coding sequence ATGGTATCTATAAAGGTTCCTGAGTCTTTGTATAGTTATTTTGAGCAGGCTGGGAGTAGTATTAGTATCCACTCGGGAGAGCATATCTACATGCAGGGAGACCACGCTAACCGCTTGTATCTGATAACAAAAGGACGAGTGAGAGTATACTACTTATCAAAGGAAGGCGAGGAATTGACGCTTGAGATTGTGGAAAAGGGGCGAATTTTCGGTGAATCTTCATTTTTATATCAAGCAACGAGACAAACGACGGTAGATGCAGTTAATGAGGTAGAGTTAGTTTCATGTACTTTAGAACATTTATTTCCTTTTCTTAGTCAATCCCAAGAGCTTACTGTAACCCTTTTTCAACTGCTATCCAATACATGTAGTCATTTGTCTCACCAGTTAAAACGTTCCACCTTTTATAACCGTTATGAAAAAGTAGCTAGTTTTCTATTGGACGAAACGGCTTATCCAAATAAAGATAAGGGAATTAGTGAAAAATGCATACCTTATTCACATGAGGAACTAGCGGTTTGTCTTGGATTAAATCGGGTAACGGTGACCAAGGTTTTGAATGATTTCAAGCAAAAAGGGTGGATAGACTTGCAGTATAAAAAAATAATAATTACTAATCGTGCGGCATTAGGTGAGCTTATAACATCTGTTTGA